In Myxocyprinus asiaticus isolate MX2 ecotype Aquarium Trade chromosome 3, UBuf_Myxa_2, whole genome shotgun sequence, the following proteins share a genomic window:
- the LOC127428115 gene encoding 60S ribosomal protein L36a, giving the protein MVNVPKTRRTYCKKCKKHQPHKVTQYKKGKDSLYAQGKRRYDRKQSGYGGQTKPIFRKKAKTTKKIVLRLECVEPNCRSKRMLAIKRCKHFELGGDKKRKGQVIQF; this is encoded by the exons ATG GTGAACGTGCCGAAAACTCGCAGGACATACTGCAAGAAATGCAAGAAGCACCAGCCTCATAAAGTGACCCAGTACAAGAAGGGCAAAGACTCTCTGTACGCCCAGG GAAAGAGGCGTTACGACAGAAAGCAGAGCGGTTATGGAGGACAGACGAAGCCTATTTTCCGAAAAAAG GCTAAAACCACAAAGAAGATTGTGCTGAGGCTGGAGTGTGTGGAGCCCAACTGCCGCTCAAAGAGAATGTTGGCAATTAAGAGATGCAAACACTTTGAACTGGGAGGAGACAAGAAGAGAAAG GGCCAGGTCATCCAGTTCTGA